The genomic stretch CCACAATTGGATCAAAACCAGCAACTCCACCAGCAATTTGTGCAAGCAAGCAGCCCCTACATTCACCACCCTGCGGCCGCCACCAATACAGTGCCAGTGTCATCTTACTACCCAGTTTACGCACCGCCGCCACCGCTGCCATCACAACCAACACTTCACCAGCATCCATTTCCCCAAACTCAACAACAGCAACAGTATCAACCAGTTTATGTTATGCCTGTTGGACACACACAACAACCATACAATGTAACATTGCAACACAACATTGCTGATCCTAACGTGGTAGCATCAGGTAGACCACTAGTACCCCAGAGTATTGCTGCTCCTGCAGTGTCAACAACAGCATACAAAGATGGCACATTACCAATTTACCCTCCTAGGCCAAATACCCAACCACAAACTACTCAGGCATTTATTCAAATACCTTCTAGTCACTTTCAGCAACAACCACAGTATGTGGGTTTGACCCAAGTTCAGCACcatcaaccaccaccaccaccacagcACATTGCTGTGGCTCCATCTGGTAGTGGTGGAGGTGGTGGTGCTAATTACGGCTATGAATATGGTGGTGGCACTGTGCAAGATCAAGCTGCATACTACACACAACAGCAACAAGCTACTACAGCTCCATTGACTTCTCAGTACCAATCCATGACTCCGGCGGCGGCAGCTGCGGCGCTATCGGATGTTTCGAAGCAATTCCCCAATGAAAGTCTTCAGCAGCCAAACAGAGCTACACAACCCGTATAGAGAAAAATGAACCATTTCTGAAGGAAGCTTGTTGAGGGGGTTAATTTGGTCTTTTTGCTTTCATTTATTAATGATGAATGTATGGCTATTTCTTTTCTTGAGGGAAAAAAGAATAAGTACCACATAATAGTGTCTTTCTTTTTTTAGGGTGTAAGGTGAAAATTGgatgaaaatttttataatgaaTTTCATAGGGTTTACTCATGAtatttattttgtgaaaattttcatccttttttttttacctttcaACCAAAAAAACCCTTGACCTTATATAATGTAACATTTAAGATTATATACTATATTGCAAAAATAGTTTTAATTGTTATTTCGGATACTTAATTACTTGAATAAAGTAGCTAAGTCACTTGACAGTCAAGTTTATTTTTGTCTACTTCTGATTAAATAAGAGAATCACTAGATTTGGTTAtttcatttccaaagcttttaTGAATCTACCATAAACTGAAGTTTTTCGAGGTGTATGTTTATGTTCAATTAGCACATGCACCGATTTAGCTCTTGAGATTCCAATTGCATTATTTATATCTTTTAGATTGCGATTCGGCCAACATAATGGTCCTTCGGTGAATTTCTGGTGTGACTCAGCGACGACGTTGCTTATGTGGCACAGCCACTGCCACGTTGGACGCCATAGTGTACAGATGACGTGGTTTGTGTTGTAAAATTTTCCAATGTAGTCCCTGTCTTCATGTTTAAACCTTAAAATTTCGTTGGCCTCCCCTCAATGTGGTTCTCTCCATCAACGTCTCTTTCTGCATCTGTTGTGTACACCAATAGCTGTCCCCCATGAGAGGAAATGGGAGCCACGTTGCAGGAAGTTCCAACCGGTCATTGTCGACGGAAAACTGGAGAAGAAGCACTACGCGAAGCATGCAGGGATGGATTCCGGACTGGTGCGGCTGTGGTTGTCGCCCGGTGCTAAGGTGGTCAGGGACGGAGTCGCATCCTAACAAGCCCTTCTTTGGTTGCTCCAACTATAATGTGAGTAAAGGTAAATGATTTGTAGcttattgaaaattttttttagttgatttTTTTGGTTGGTTGCAGACAAGTGAAAAAACATGGTATGGGTTATTCGTCTGGGCTGATTTTGTGCAAGAGGAGTTGTCTGAAAGAGCTGTTGCAGGAGATGATGATGGTGACAGGAAGATGAACTTTGCATAGCGGATGGGAAAGATGGAGGCAGACATTAGGAATCTGAAATTCATAACTCATGTTCTTGGGTTTGGGTTCTTAGTAGTTGTTGTTTTTGTAGGAATTGTGCTATTAAAGGGTTGAGAACATGTCAATGTAATGTAGTTCCGAAAGTAATTAATCAAAGTGTTATGTGGTAACATAACATTCTTTTGTGTAACTGATCTTAGTTTGCTATAATATAATATCCTGTTGGATGAAGTAAAAGTACATGTTGGATGAAGTAAAGGTACATGTAAATAAGTAACAGAAAGATTGATTCAAACCATGGATAGTATTAATTGATCGATACCAAAATATGGCAAACCATTCATAGTTTTAACATATTACAGCCATAAGCAACTGAACAAGTAGCATGACATACTTGATTAGTAATCAACAAAATGAACCATTGTTTAGAGTGAGCACATTCATTGTATCTTTTAACAAAAAACAAACACTTGACAAGTGTAATATCCTAATGTCCTAATATTAAAGTTCACTTCTTCCGGGGGTGCTTAAATCCAGGAGTCGGCACAAACTTCAGAAAATTTGTGAATCGTGAGGCAGTGGCAGAACTCGTACCCTTCATTGGGTCCAGTACTGTAGAAGGGGTTGTTAGTGGTGACCTTCTTCTAGCAGGGAGTTTGGCAGGTCTTGTGGCTGGTTCCCCTCTTACTTCAATGAACTATACAAATTTTAAATCACAAATAAAAACCAAACTATGTCACCCACTAAACCTTTTTCAGAGTTATTAGTCCATGAATTATAGAGGCTTATTGTAGGATTACTATTGTACCTTTTGAGAGTCTTCTGGTTCATAACAAATTGGCTGTGACAGATCAATCTCTGAAGCTTGACCAATAGGAGCAGAATTGATTGTAATATTAGCAGTAGTCGTAGCTATACTAGTAGCAGTTCCAGTTGCAGTGTCAGTTGTGGTGGCCTGGGCAATTGCAGTTGCTTGTGCACTAGCATTTTTAGGGTCTTTAGCAGCCCCTGCTGCCTTTGTAGCAGCCGCAGCATCAGCTGCAGCTTGAGCAGCATCAGCTGCTATTTTCTTTTCACATCCTCTCTTGGTGTGACCTTTTTGCAAGCAGTACTTGCAGGTGAAAAGCCGAAGCTATCTTTTCAAGGCTGTTACTGGCTTAGATTTCTTGCTAGAACTTGTGCCTTCATCCGAGTCCTTTCTCCTCTTTGTTTGAAGGTTCCCTGGCTTCCTCTTGATTGGTGGTGCCAATGGCCTGTTAAACTGACTTTGTTCCCAAAAGCCTTGGCCATGTATAGGATTGATGTGGTACTTGTATGTTTCCTTGTAAGACTCCATGGTTATCAACTTATGGCAGAAATCCTCTGGGTGCTTGTTGATTCTGGCCAGTGTAGCACATGCATGAACGCATGAAATTCCTACAAGTCCAGTTTTCATCCAGCTTAGgttaaaacaaaattatttataagACAAGTGTAAAATTCAATGAGCAAACGTAAGTGGATGGGAAAAAACAACCTGTTAACATCCAGAACTGGCAGGTACATAATCTTCTCCCCAAGTCCACCACATGGTTTGTAGGACGCCCATGGACCTCAAACTTCTCATATCCAGTATCTCCAAACCATATAGCATGCcaattgtaacaccctaacacACTAAGCTTTACActtaagtcgtaaaacagaggtggtgtgatattacgacctctaaaataaaatgagtacatataatagcagaagaattataatatgctaggagccttgaagaatagaggaaataaAAATCGTGAAtataaaagcgcaacgctcgagaaatgagttaacttgcgtgctaagaaagCTACAGCTGTCAAGTGTAAAGTAACCCAAAATAGGAATATAGAGTCAAATATACAAAATAACGAGCTcctgactcagcctgcgaagtcaagactggccggagaatatacacacatatatacatatatatacatatccaaaaccaaatgtacataaacaaaatcttGCCTCTCCATACACCTCTAGgaggataaaaaagaataagttatgtggagagaaagctaagtacatatatatacatcatagcataacaaaataacccagtaaccactccacttcaagagtccagacgcctaacgagatgcctcttgacctgcatctaaaaaataacaacatagtatggaatgagaatcagaggttctcagtatggtaaaggtgccacacacataatatataaggtcctgggaatgccagaggcaatcctagaacgccgacactcagattatagagcttaaagtattaaacagaagccataaaaCGTGGTTTACTAAGGATATTTaaacctaacttaacttaaccttaaatctaaATCCCATTCTGCCATTCCTCCTTACCTCCAACTCCATCATGCATTTTCACAGACAACTAAACAGACAAATGcaagcacaagaaggttacaagtATTGTAGataacaaatatacatttaacatggcaagtacatttaggcacacccagttaatacacaagcaagtaattcaagtaatatgcatatgatgcatgcctgtcctatggctgatgaggctcatctgtcgatATCCaaccaacccgacaagtctgaattgtccttagactgtcccccgacgtgtaTCCCAAAGAGTCTATGCATAACTTTTTcttaaataatcaatattgctcaaagGGGGTAACATTTCCgcgaatttatatagtgcccggtcacacttacgtcgtagggtcaacagagtatcgagttttcaacctggtacacgtggtggcaagccaccgCATTTGATCCAGGGAATCTCATATCTCGGATTATTCAAATTtataagccatataaataattcaattataattcatcaacatccacatcattctcaatcgcATTTCATTCAACATTATACGTCAATcatattcaatccttatccttcattatcacgcctcccattccgtccatcaatagtttcaattcaaaacataattcattcttttctaaataaatcaaatttaaaacatgctcattttcttaataactctaaatcaaatcatataacccttgaatctaaatctttttaaataatcatataaacaaaatctctaattttttataaaatttcggcagcatctcctctaaaactcggactttgccacccttttcgggtccaaacctGCTTTCTTTTCAATTCCACATGcccttcctcatcatcataacagtcaccacaataaatctacctcagatcaacatttatactcatacaatattcaaattcaataaccaaaattcaactaaggatcatagttcactaatcctaggcttctaacacaaaatacctcaaatcaataattcaccaaATTATTAGTTAATCAACAAGTACCTAACCAACTatgttcatcaacaataacattcaaccatgattctctccaaattaacataacaacattcaccatccaaaattaataactaattatccaataaacttcaaccaaatatattcatcgacaaattactaaacattaaacatacaactgcattccaacttatcctatggtcatctagcctaagttttcacagaacattatatattaaatgcaagaaacctaaaccataacttggccgatttccacgtaacgaccaaagcaaattatttaaaaccaaggcagccccttcaaaattcaactaatcaacttcctccaagttccaatattcacaatttcaagctccaattatttattcacaaccttACCCAAGTTTCACATAAGTAAGAGTGAACGTTTccctcaagctaattggatcctatgaaattgttctgatagaaatgtagagctcgacgcggtgAACGCATGGCCGCAAACACTGCGGTGATCGGAGCTCGGACGGAGAAGTTATGGGAGTTGGAAATTAACGTAAGGGTTACGGGATATTTCTCGTTTCTCTTTTCCCTGGAAGCTGAAGGCTTCGTTGCTGCAGTAATGAGGGAGAAGACAAAGCTGGGTTCATTTAATAGGGCTGGTCCGGTTGGACCGACAGCCCGGTTCGGGTCTGGTTCAATCGGTTCGGCCCGTTTGGTTCAATTTTGGACCGTTTTCttcgaaattagtgtcaaaattcttgttttgatgAGCTCTACCCtattttgatataatattcacatttctaatccttcttattaaaaattaatttattgactaattatctactaatttaacTAGGGTTTACACCAATGTATGGACTCTTTCCTCACCTTTTCTAGCCTACTTTTGATTACGGGTGGTAACAGCCCAGGTGATTGTCCAACTTCACCTTGTTCTTAGCCATAGTCCTCATAACAAACATCCTCACCTCTTCTAAAAGAGTAAGTATAGGCTTTCCCCTTGCTTCTTTGATCTTTGAATTGAAAACCTCACAAGCGTTGTTGCAAATCGAGTCCAATTTCGGGTTGTGCATGAACTGGGACCTCGTCCATGCCTCCCTGGGCCACTTGTCAAGATACTTCCATGTCTCCTCATTCAACCTCTTTATCCTATCCATGTAATCCTGAATGGCAACAGTTAACAGTTGGGAAAAAAATCCATGTAAGCTAACTCCAGTTGCAGAAAAAGTGGCTTTATGTACCTTAAAATCTTGAAATGTTGTAGCTCTAGCACACTCCCATAACAGTCCCCTCAGCTCCAGGTCCTTCCACTGCTTGTTGAAATTTTGCCACAAGTGTCAAACACAGAATCGGTGGCCCACATTAGGCATCATGGCTTTCATGGCAGGCAGTAATCCCTGAAGATAGCAAACAATATGTTACCATAATAGTCCCTAGCTTTAATTATCGTTCACCATAATAGTCCCTAACTTTGAAAATCGATCACCATAATAGTCCCTATTTTTTAAACTCGTTCACTATAATAGTCCCTATAATTGATAATCGTTCATCATTACAATCCCTTATTTGCACCACTCAGTACCTATCTAACTTATAACAAACAGCACACCACAGAGGTATAGTAAATAATCAAACAATTATATCAGAGGTATCATCACTCACAGTAGTATACTGCACCTTAAGTACTAAACCAAGCTAACACAGTTTTACACATTACAACTTATGTGAGATTAAGGTTACACTAGGAAATTACCTTTTTCATATCAGAGATGAAGTTCCACCCATGAGTCTTGTAGTCTCCAAGATCCTCATGTAGCAACTCTAGAAACCACTTCCAATTCTCAAAATTCTCCACTTCCACAACTGTCCAGTCAATAACGTAGACATGATGATTAGCATCTTGTCCAACAGCCGATAGAATTTGCCCCCCTAAAATAGTTTTTAGAAAAGCCCATCAAGTCCAATTAACGGACGACAGCCAGCTCTAAAACCTGACTTGCACCCACTCAAGCAGACATACATCCTCTCAAATATGACCTCACCATTAGGCTGTGGCTTTGTGCATATCTGAACAGTTGATCCCAGGTTGATTTTCAACAGTGTTTCACCATAGTCCCTAAGCATGGCATATTGCTCCTTCGCATCCCCATAGACTATATTCCTAGCATCACACAGTTCCCGTGATATAGAGTTTCTATTGAGCGACAAGTCGTATTTCGTCTTGAAATATGTTGTAGCCTCACAGTTCCTGAAATTGGGATATTTCCTTAGTTTTTTGACCAACTTACCTGCAACCCAATTTCTATTTGCTGCCCTATTCTTATCCTCTCGTGGACAGGTGTGGTCATTGAAGAAAGTCTTAACTTACCAGCAACCATCTTCGTGGTCCCTTGATGCGTACACAACCCACTTGCAATCCTTCACCTTACATACTGCCCTTACCCTTTTCCCGTCGTTCTTCCTGAACTTCATCCGTCTTCCTTCTTGTATAGTGAACTCCCTCACTGCCTCCTTGAACTCCCACTTAGTATTGAACTTCATCCCGACTTCTAAATGCAGTTCCCTGAACCTAGCACCCTATCTAAACACTGGAAATACCTCCTCCGAATTTTCTTCTTCAACCAGCTCATCCTATGAATTAGGTGGTGTTTTCATCTCTAAAGAGTGCCATGAATTGGCACCATCCAATTCTAACCCCGGATCAAAAGCGTCATGGTTATTCCCCTTTAGACCTCCCCCCACAAATTCGATGTCCACATCTTCATCAAAAACGTCTTCCACAAATCCATCATCATCAACACAGACCTTGGCCTTCCCTTTTTCCTTTCCAGTCTCTGCCTAGACCTTCTTCCTTGCATTGGGTTTCTTGACTTTCTTCCTCTGTGAAGGAACAATATATCCAATGCCTGATTCTTCTGAGCTATCATCCGACTCTTGTGGTTTATAGGCCTCGTCCTCAGCACTCTCATAGCTGTAATGAGAGTTTGAGTCAGAGGATAAAAGAACATGGTCACCAGCATTTCCCTTTGCTTTTGAAATACCTTTCCCTAAAGACCTTAGACAGTATCTCCTCGTCCTAGTTACATTGTTCTGTCTGGTCATGGGTTTGGGAAATGACTTAGGCTTAGACTTTGACTTAGGCTTAGGCTGGGACTCCATGTTAGAATTCACATTGCTCTTCTTCGGTAACGCCTCTTTAGCTTGGGGCTTGTATGTTACCATGCTTAAACTCATAGGAGGGTCCTTCTCGGTGGTAGGTTTGACAGCGGGTCTTTCACCATCCTGGAATTTGACTTGGATTGCTCTCCAAGATCCCTCACCTGGTCATCAACATGTACAACAACATTCTGTCCTTGTACTATTTCAGGTTCTGAAATGCAATGTTCAATGTAGACATCCACTACCCCATTGTTCTTTCCACCATGAGAAAACAGCTCTCTCAACTCATTATCAGAGTCTAAACGCCTCAAACCTACCTCCAGGCTCATCCCTGGGACCTGCCACTAAACCTCCTTCATGGTCTCATAGCCTAGCTCTTTGAAGTAATTTCTTAGGTAGAATACATCCAACCTGTCCACATCCAGATCACCCAAATAGTGCTTATTGTCAGGTGTGTATGTCAatctcccatctttacccctcTCAAAATTTTCCCCATGATGAAACATTATGTCTAACAATTCGGCGTTCATCTGCAATATAACAgaggaaaaataaatttaacatgCATGCAACAATAAAACAACAAATAACTTAGATATTACACACCATCAGAGATTTACccctattttttttcaaaagaaaaagagcatcCATTACTGATTTGAAGAAGGAAAACACTAAAACCCTAACAACATATGGATTCTAACACAAACTAGATGCATCATGTTCAAGTAACTTTAACAATCAGCCATATTAGGAATGAAATATGatccaaaaatttaaaaaaacaaaataaaatttgtacCTTGAAGCTAGCTTAAACGGTTCCTCAGTCGTTGCTTTAATGGTGAACCACGAACCTTCACCCAAGTTCAGTACAACAATGCTAAGAAACCAGGCAGCAGTGCCCTTGCCTGTCGCCACTGTTCAGATTATGGAGGAGGAGACCAAGCATTGAGAGAGGtgagaaaatatggaggagaagacGTAACGAATGCCAAACCCTTTACCCAAGTAACTACTACACTCACTGTGATCAAAACGGCGATGTGTGGGCTTTCAATCGTTTTGCCCTatgaaacgacgtcgttttgaaTGTCCAACGTGGCAGTGGCTATGCCACATAAGCAACGCCGTTGCTGAGTCACGCCAGAAATTCATCGAAGGACCATTATGATGCCCGGATCGCAATCTGGAGGACATAAATGGTGCAATTAGAATCTCAGGGGCTAAATTGGTGCACGGACTAAATCTGGGGACCATTATGGAGATTTAGTCCATTTCCAAAGCTTTTATGGATCTACCATAAACTGAAGTTTCTCGAGGTGTATGTTTATGTTCAATTAACACGTGTTTATGTTCACGGTGAAGTCATAATATATTGTACACTACTATTTACCGAAATGTTAATGCTAG from Arachis stenosperma cultivar V10309 chromosome 9, arast.V10309.gnm1.PFL2, whole genome shotgun sequence encodes the following:
- the LOC130949017 gene encoding uncharacterized protein LOC130949017, whose protein sequence is MKFNTKWEFKEAVREFTIQEGRRMKFRKNDGKRVRAVCKVKDCKWVVYASRDHEDGCWNCEATTYFKTKYDLSLNRNSISRELCDARNIVYGDAKEQYAMLRDYGETLLKINLGSTVQICTKPQPNGEVIFERMYVCLSGCKSGGQILSAVGQDANHHVYVIDWTVVEVENFENWKWFLELLHEDLGDYKTHGWNFISDMKKLGLVLKVQYTTVSDDTSDIIWKDLELRGLLWECARATTFQDFKDYMDRIKRLNEETWKYLDKWPREAWTRSQFMHNPKLDSICNNACEVFNSKIKEARGKPILTLLEEVRMFVMRTMAKNKVKLDNHLGCYHP